A segment of the Candidatus Acidiferrales bacterium genome:
TGTGTTCTTCATCCCCCGCTCTTTGTTACCATCGTCGGCGGGAAGCATGGGCATCGAGCCTCTGATTCGCGCGGTTGTGTTCGATTGGGACGGCACGCTGCTCGACTCCTATCATGCCGGCACTCACGCTTATCAGAACATGTTCGCCGCCTTCGGCAAGAGCTGCGACGAAGCGCGTCTCAAGCGAATCTATTCCCCCAACTGGCACCTCGTTTACAAGAAAATGGGTATCGCCAGAAAAGATTGGCCCCGCGCCGACCGCCTCTGGCGGCAGCATTACCGGAGTCATTCCCCGGAACTTGTCCCGGCCGCCCGCGGCGTGCTCCAAACGCTTCACCTGCGCGGGTATCGCCTGGGGCTGATCACCAGCGGCAACCGTTCCCGTGTCCTTCGCGAGCTGAAGCGCTTTCGCCTGGACAAACTTTTTGAGGTGAAACTCTTCTGCGAACAGGGCGGCCGAAATAAGCCGGACCCGGCCGTGCTTCATCTTGCGCTGCGCCGGCTACGGGCAGCTCCGGGGGAGTGTGCTTACGTCGGCGACACCCCCGAAGACATCGAAATGGCCCGCCGCGCCGGCGTTCTCCCCATCGCCGTGTTTGGCCCTTATCCTACGCACGCGCGCCTGCGGCGTGCTCGAGCAAAGTACCTCCTCCAAGATCTCTCCGAAATCTTGCCAATCCTTGAGAAAAATAAGGGTTAAAACCGGGGCCAAGCACGCGAGCAGTCAAGCTGGCCTGGAGGAAACCTTGGTCACGTGGGGCTACTCGTGTCATCCCGATCTCGATTGCATCGGCCGAATGCGGGCGAACCCGGACAATCAAAAGCGATGGAAGAATCCGAAACCAAAACCGGTTTGTGTCAAGCCGGTGGAGCGAATCTGGCGGGCAAAGCTGAAAGAGAATCCGTTGCGGGGAGTGACCTCGTAACGCGCGCCAAAAGAATAGGTGTTCGCCAGGAAGCGCCCCAAGCGATCACGACTAAGGGCAGAGAAATTCTCAATGCCGCGGGCAAAGCCGGCCGAAGTAAAGAGCTTTGCGTTCACCTGCACCAGGGCGCGGAGATAGTAGGAGTGGGTGAGTGCGTCGTTCGGTGGACCGGGAAAACGACTTTTCGTGAGGAAATAGGTCGCTGCCATTTCCACTCGCTTATGAGGATAAAACTCCAGTGCGGGGTGGAAAACATGGAGGTTGGCTGTCCGGAAATTCAGATAACGATAGCCGGTATTGACTGCGAACCTTTCTCCAAGGTTCTGGCCGTAAGCGAGGTCGTAATCCTGGTTGGCGAGGACATCCCCGCGCGGGGCAAACAGGGCCGTTACACGCAGATTCCGCCGGTGTTCGAAGCGGTGCAGCAGCGTTCCCCCGGCCCGGACGACCTGCTCATCGAATTTGTTCAACACATCGAGGTTCCCAACGAGCAAGTCCTGCGGCTGGTTCCGGCTAAATTCCAGGCTGCCCCAGTGAGCGTCAGGGGCAAACGAAAAACTCTCGAACGAGTAGCCGAAGGAGACCTGATACAAGGTGAGCGCATCGAGCTGGTTCTGGAGGGCAAGCGCTTCCTGGTCGCGCTTTCGGGCCGCCAGCACCCGGCGTAGATGCTCCTCTGCCTCTTTCTTTTTCCACTGTTGGAGGAAGTTGCGCGCCATCAGGAGCTGAATGTCCATGTCCTCCGGCGCAAGCGCCTCCGCCTCCTCGAGCACTTCCAGCGAATCGTTGTACTTGCTTTCCCAAAGATAGACCGCGGCCAAGCCGAGCATCGCTTCCGTGGCCTCAGGATGTTCCCGGAGGATTTTCTTGTAAGCCTCGACCGATTCATGGTAGCGCTTTTGCCATCCGGCCAGTCGCGCCAGCCAGATTTGCGCATCCAGATCCTGCGGCCGGGTGGAGAGCACTTCGCGCCAGAGCTTCTCGGCATGGGCGTGACGGCCAGCATAGGCTTCCGCTGCCGCCTGAGTGCGAAGCTGTTCGAGGTTTTGTCCTTGCGCGCACAGGAGTTGCGTCCCCGCAAGAGTGAGGGTAATGGCAATAGCGAGAAACCATTGGCTGTAGCGTGCGCGAATCATGGAACGGAGGGGTTTACAGGGGGCTATCGGCCCAAGGCGGAGGGGCCTCGGGCGCACTGGAAAAGCATCTCCAGTATAGACAGGGATCTGCCCGCAGACAATCCCCAGGCGATTAGGCGTGTCGCTTCTGACAAGAGGAGAACCTTAGGACTCATCGTACAAATAATCCGATTTGGAAGGCGGGAGCATGCTCCCACACTCCAGACGGGAAAGCGCTGCGGTTAGCTTGAGGAGGGGGCGCTGCGTGGCGCCCGCGTTTGTTCTTCGTAGAGCGCCGCTTCCGCCTCGGTCAGCAGATCAGGCGCAGACTGGCCAGGCCGGAAGGTTGCCGCACCGGCGCTGAAGGAGATGGCCATCCGGTGGCCTGAGGGAGGAGATACGGAGAGCCCGCGGCCAGCTTTATCCAGGCGACGGCGCAGCGCCTGGACCCCTGCCGCATCCGTGTCCGGCAACAAAAGAAGGAACTCATCTCCGCCAAAACGAAAGACCAGGTCGCTGGCCCGCGCCGTGTTTTTCAGCAGCCCGGCGATTTCTTGTAACAGGCGGTCGCCGAACATGTGGCCGTAATGAGCGTTGGTCTCCCGGAAGTTGTCCACCTCCACCACCAGGATCGAGACCGGCCGCTTGAGGCGGGCAGCCCGAGATAGCTCCTTGGGAAGGATTTCGTCGCAAACTCGGCGCGAGTAGAGTTGCGTCAGCGGGTCGTAGAGCACTGACTCCCGCGTCTCGGCCAGTTGCAGCTCCAGGTTGATCAGATACTTTTGCAGGTTGGCGACAAGCCGCTTCTTGACAATCAGATAGACGTTGAGCAAGAGAACGATCGCCACCAGGCCGTAAAGGAGCGGAGCAAACAGCTCTCGCGGGACGATGCGGATGATTTGATTGCCGAAGGCGCGGCCCACCGGAAAAATCGCCGCCAAAATGGTGCCCACAAGCAGGACAACCAGGATAGCTCCCACGCTGACCAGTTCCCAGTCGCGCCGCTCGAGTTGGGCCAGTTCGGTCCGCAGCAACGCTGCCGTGTCTGGAAAAACCGGCGCGTAGGTCTTGGTCCCGCCGGCATGCGGCTCAGGCGGTGGTTTTTCTCCGGGTTCGGAACCCGACCCTCGTTTGTTGGCCCCAGCCACTGCTGCCCCACAGATACTGCCAAGTGCCCTGCAAACGCCAAATTACCGTCATCTGATGATACCCCAGGTGCTCAAACAGGCTGTAGAAGAAAAGCCGCATCACGTCGCGGCTGGAGCCATATCGGCGATACGCGATCTCCTCCAAAAAGATGGCGAGCACGGTCTGAAGCGTCCCCAGAGCCAGAGAGAGCAACAGGTACCAGAGCAAAAAGAGGGTAGAGAGGATGCCGAGTGCCCATGCCACCGGGACCACCACCCAGCCGAGCACCTCCAGCAACGGGCCAAACAATTCCAGGATGGCATGATACGGAAACGCCAGGCAGCCGATGGCGCCATAAGATGGATTGAACAGCATGACCCGACTGGCCGCCACCACCTCGCAAAGGCCGCGCTGCCAACGCTGCCGCTGCCGGCTAAGCGCGGCTAGCCGCACCGGCGCCTCCGTCCAGCAAACCGGGTCCGGCACAAATACGATGCGATAGGGAATCCTGAGGTCGCGCAACTTGCGGTGCAATCGGACGACGATCTCCATGTCCTCGCCAACTGTCGTCGTCTTGTAACCGCCGACGCGCAGCAACGCGTCCTTGCGAAACACGCCAAAAGCGCCGGAGATTACCATCAGGCAGTTCGTGAGGTTCCAACCAAGTCGGCCAAGAAAAAACCCACGCAGGTATTCAAGCACCTGAAAGATCAAAATGGGTTCGCGGGGAAGGCGCACGGAAAGAATCTTGCCGGCGGAGACTTCACAGCCGTTCACGATGCGAATGATGCCGGCGGCAGCCACCACTTGAGGATCTTCGATGGCCGGACGGATCACCCGCAAGAGACCTTCTTCCTCAAGCACCGCATCAGCATCCACCGAGCAAACCCAAGGGCTGCGCGCCAGGTTCACGCCAACGTTCAGGGCATCGGCTTTGCCGCCATTTTCTTTGTCCACCACCACGATCTGCGGCACCGTCGTCGAGAGATAGATATCGCGTACTTTCTGCGTGGGGATGTGCTCGCGGTAAACCACATCGGCCCGGCGCAAGGAGAAAATTCGAGTCAATTCCTCCAACGTTCCGTCGCTGCTCCCGTCGTTCACGACCACCACTTCCAGCCTGGGATAATGCAGCGCCAGCAGCGACCGCACGCTCTCAATGATCGTTTTTTCTTCGTTGTAGGCGGGGACGAGGATCGAAATCGGCGGCGTGCGGGGCGAGCGGAAAAGCAGGTCCAGGTTGAGCGCTACCAGCCGGCGATGATACTGACGGTAGTCCAGCCAGGCACAGATCAGGAGAAACAGAAAATAGCTATTCACCGCCAGGTAGTAGACCACTACCACCCAGCCAATGATTTCGCTGGCGATCCGGATAGCTGGCAAATTGGCAAGCATCGTCCGAGAGAAGCAGGATTATGTCAGGGAGGAGGGGGAATTTTCCACTGTTTCGAGTGGGGTTTCGAGGAGGCGCTTCAACCGGGAGCGAACCAGCGCCACCGGGTGGTGCTCCAGCGCATACCGAGCCGCTCCCTGAAAGCCCAACTCGGCCAGCGTCTGGAGAAACTCAAGCGCCTCCTTGACGCGAGGCCCGGACTTTTCTTCAAGCTGGTTTACCGCATCCCAGATGATGCCACAGTATTCAAGGTCGGTGACCAGCGCCGCCCGGCCGTAGTTGTCATCCAGCTCGCGCAAATGCTCGCTCAGTTGCTTCAGACCGATGGTTCCACCTCGGACGGACCGCAACGCATACGCCGCTTTCTGGCGTACCTGCCAGTGCGGGTCGCGCAGGCACTCCAGGATCCGTGGGATATAGTTCTGACGGGGCATGCGTGCCAGGGCATCGAGCGCCCGCACACGGACAAACCAGACCGGATCGCGCGCCAATTCCAGAATGCCAGCCAACACCTCGGCTGCGCCCACTGCCTTCCCCGACGCACTCACGCATGCTGCAAGAGCGTCCGCGAGGCGAGCGCGCACCTCCGGGTCAGGATCACGCGCAAAGGGCAGGAGCGACGGGGCGATCTGCGGTGCAGCCGTCTCAGCCAAAGCTGTCGCCGCCGCCAATCGGACGGACGCCGCTGGATCGGTGAGCCACCTAACCAACGCATGGGGCGTGCCACGGCAACAGGCAATCATGGCGCGGATCAGGAGGCGGTTTTCGCCTTTGCGAGTTACTTCCGGGGCAACACGGTGGAGATAAGGCTCCGCTTCCGGCAGGCCAATCCGCTCCAGCGCTTGCAATGCCGCAGCTTTCAGCTCCGGGCGGGGATGCGACAGTAATTTGCCGAGGGGATGAAGCCCTTCAATCAGGCCGAGCGCGCCCAGCAATGTTGCCGAGCGCATCAATTCGGAGGGAGGGGATAGCTTTGCCAGCAAAGCCAGGTGATACTGGACGCGGCCGCTGGAGCGCATCAGCCGCTGGGCAAGCTCGAATTGTTCCACCGCGCCCCGGCCCAGTGCGGCTTGGCCCCC
Coding sequences within it:
- a CDS encoding HEAT repeat domain-containing protein; the protein is MKMLQIAVAASLAFVLFAVVGVFMRRFLKSLYFAYYDSVRQEILLEIEVGFEPERILKGDWSVLRQTRARAFDDLLMALAGGQAALGRGAVEQFELAQRLMRSSGRVQYHLALLAKLSPPSELMRSATLLGALGLIEGLHPLGKLLSHPRPELKAAALQALERIGLPEAEPYLHRVAPEVTRKGENRLLIRAMIACCRGTPHALVRWLTDPAASVRLAAATALAETAAPQIAPSLLPFARDPDPEVRARLADALAACVSASGKAVGAAEVLAGILELARDPVWFVRVRALDALARMPRQNYIPRILECLRDPHWQVRQKAAYALRSVRGGTIGLKQLSEHLRELDDNYGRAALVTDLEYCGIIWDAVNQLEEKSGPRVKEALEFLQTLAELGFQGAARYALEHHPVALVRSRLKRLLETPLETVENSPSSLT
- a CDS encoding glycosyltransferase; the encoded protein is MPAIRIASEIIGWVVVVYYLAVNSYFLFLLICAWLDYRQYHRRLVALNLDLLFRSPRTPPISILVPAYNEEKTIIESVRSLLALHYPRLEVVVVNDGSSDGTLEELTRIFSLRRADVVYREHIPTQKVRDIYLSTTVPQIVVVDKENGGKADALNVGVNLARSPWVCSVDADAVLEEEGLLRVIRPAIEDPQVVAAAGIIRIVNGCEVSAGKILSVRLPREPILIFQVLEYLRGFFLGRLGWNLTNCLMVISGAFGVFRKDALLRVGGYKTTTVGEDMEIVVRLHRKLRDLRIPYRIVFVPDPVCWTEAPVRLAALSRQRQRWQRGLCEVVAASRVMLFNPSYGAIGCLAFPYHAILELFGPLLEVLGWVVVPVAWALGILSTLFLLWYLLLSLALGTLQTVLAIFLEEIAYRRYGSSRDVMRLFFYSLFEHLGYHQMTVIWRLQGTWQYLWGSSGWGQQTRVGFRTRRKTTA
- a CDS encoding HAD family hydrolase; its protein translation is MGIEPLIRAVVFDWDGTLLDSYHAGTHAYQNMFAAFGKSCDEARLKRIYSPNWHLVYKKMGIARKDWPRADRLWRQHYRSHSPELVPAARGVLQTLHLRGYRLGLITSGNRSRVLRELKRFRLDKLFEVKLFCEQGGRNKPDPAVLHLALRRLRAAPGECAYVGDTPEDIEMARRAGVLPIAVFGPYPTHARLRRARAKYLLQDLSEILPILEKNKG
- a CDS encoding GGDEF domain-containing protein; translation: MLRTELAQLERRDWELVSVGAILVVLLVGTILAAIFPVGRAFGNQIIRIVPRELFAPLLYGLVAIVLLLNVYLIVKKRLVANLQKYLINLELQLAETRESVLYDPLTQLYSRRVCDEILPKELSRAARLKRPVSILVVEVDNFRETNAHYGHMFGDRLLQEIAGLLKNTARASDLVFRFGGDEFLLLLPDTDAAGVQALRRRLDKAGRGLSVSPPSGHRMAISFSAGAATFRPGQSAPDLLTEAEAALYEEQTRAPRSAPSSS
- a CDS encoding YaiO family outer membrane beta-barrel protein — protein: MIRARYSQWFLAIAITLTLAGTQLLCAQGQNLEQLRTQAAAEAYAGRHAHAEKLWREVLSTRPQDLDAQIWLARLAGWQKRYHESVEAYKKILREHPEATEAMLGLAAVYLWESKYNDSLEVLEEAEALAPEDMDIQLLMARNFLQQWKKKEAEEHLRRVLAARKRDQEALALQNQLDALTLYQVSFGYSFESFSFAPDAHWGSLEFSRNQPQDLLVGNLDVLNKFDEQVVRAGGTLLHRFEHRRNLRVTALFAPRGDVLANQDYDLAYGQNLGERFAVNTGYRYLNFRTANLHVFHPALEFYPHKRVEMAATYFLTKSRFPGPPNDALTHSYYLRALVQVNAKLFTSAGFARGIENFSALSRDRLGRFLANTYSFGARYEVTPRNGFSFSFARQIRSTGLTQTGFGFGFFHRF